One Triticum dicoccoides isolate Atlit2015 ecotype Zavitan chromosome 5B, WEW_v2.0, whole genome shotgun sequence genomic window carries:
- the LOC119308606 gene encoding uncharacterized protein LOC119308606 has product MKPGLIALVQQQQFGGLPTEDPYEHLYRVMEYSGTVKYHGVPQDAIKCMLFSFSLRDDARAWYRSLPSRSFSWNEISQAFLDKYFPLHKQSAIRDEILSFVQREGESLYDAWERYKALFRRCPNHGLERWLELQIFYRGLTWDTRAYVDMAAGGAITNKTLDDAFLLIESIAFHQLQRYNDKPTSDSLVCLQQITTPQPPILTQNPEPLSQCDKIELAWIIFDDDDTILVDTRATDHMDTSVGDSVLHCDDSSMDEPELQLVAFDIEESPLVDIDHVLLEPDMEKFAFDDVSRIDSSTLEPEMESFMVDYGEVDSDVKESSSISLVDTNPVEISTTTPHLVSSMEVVLKLLPNYLRLMLVYHLLRVDRVRDDIPWDPGGFTAW; this is encoded by the exons ATGAAGCCTGGTCTTATTGCTTTGGTTCAACAACAACAGTTTGGAGGACTGCCCACTGAGGATCCCTATGAGCACTTATACCGAGTCATGGAGTATTCAGGTACAGTCAAGTACCATGGAGTTCCTCAAGATGCTATCAAGTGCATGCTGTTCTCATTCTCTCTCCGGGATGATGCTCGTGCTTGGTATCGATCCTTGCCATCAAGATCATTCAGTTGGAACGAGATATCACAAGCTTTCTTGGATAAATATTTCCCACTACACAAGCAGTCCGCAATTCGAGATGAGATCCTCAGCTTCGTTCAGCGTGAAGGCGAGAGCTTGTATGATGCTTGGGAGAGATACAAGGCTTTATTCAGGAGATGTCCTAACCACGGGCTCGAGAGATGGTTAGAGCTGCAGATATTCTATAGAGGATTGACTTGGGACACTCGAGCTTACGTCGATATGGCAGCGGGCGGAGCTATTACAAACAAGACACTTGATGATGCTTTTCTGCTGATTGAGAGCATAGCTTTCCACCAACTTCAGCGGTACAATGATAAGCCCACCTCTGATTCATTGGTTTGCTTGCAACAAATCACTACACCTCAGCCGCCAATTCTTACACAAAATCCTGAACCTCTATCTCAGTGTGACAAGATTGAGCTTGCATGGATTATCTTTGACGATGATGACACCATTCTAGTTGACACACGCGCTACGGATCACATGGATACTAGTGTTGGAGATTCAGTTTTGCATTGTGATGATTCTTCCATGGATGAGCCGGAGCTGCAGTTAGTTGCTTTTGATATTGAGGAGTCACCTTTAGTTGATATTGATCATGTGCTGCTAGAGCCAGATATGGAGAAGTTCGCCTTTGATGATGTTAGCCGCATTGATTCTTCAACACTTGAGCCTGAGATGGAGAGCTTCATGGTTGATTATGGTGAGGTGGATTCAGATGTCAAGGAGTCAAGCTCTATTTCACTTGTTGACACGAATCCGGTGGAAATTTCTACTACCACACCTCACTTGGTATCTTCAATGGAGGTAGTCCTGAAGCTTCTTCCTAACTATCTCAG GTTGATGCTTGTGTACCATTTACTGCGAGTTGACCGAGTTCGAGATGACATTCCCTGGGATCCTGGTGGATTCACGGCATGGTGA